The Felis catus isolate Fca126 chromosome X, F.catus_Fca126_mat1.0, whole genome shotgun sequence genome includes a region encoding these proteins:
- the LOC123383508 gene encoding LOW QUALITY PROTEIN: 40S ribosomal protein S29-like (The sequence of the model RefSeq protein was modified relative to this genomic sequence to represent the inferred CDS: deleted 1 base in 1 codon; substituted 1 base at 1 genomic stop codon), with product MGHQQLYWSHWRKFGQGSQSCXICLNHHSLIRKPGLNVCRWCFHQCLKDPGFIKLDLVNFLEWVIQETYLNCTDPRCLPYC from the exons ATGGGTCACCAGCAGCTCTACTGGAGCCACTGGAGGAAATTTGGCCAGGGTTCTCAG TCTTGCTGAATCTGCTTAAACCACCACAGTCTGATCCGGAAACCCGGCCTTAATGTGTGCCGCTGGTGTTTCCATCAGTGCTTGAAAGACCCAGGCTTCATTAAGTTGGATTTGGTGAACTTCCTTGAATGGGTCATCCAAGAGACCTACCTTAACTGCACAGATCCAAGATGCCTACCTTACTGCTAA